One genomic window of Parabacteroides pacaensis includes the following:
- the rbsK gene encoding ribokinase encodes MKDEQNNFSLRTILVVGSSNTDMVIKSPHLPRPGETVLGGTFFMNPGGKGANQAVAAARLGAPVIFVAKTGNDIFGHQSQQLFEEEGIDTSYIFSDSKNPSGVALITVDAKGENCIVVASGANAHLTPDDLKSAEEAIERADIILMQLEIPIQTVEYVAELAFKKNKKVIVNPAPARKLSPELLRNLYLITPNETEAEIISGIKIRDKESALQAAKAIYNMGVNHVIITLGSKGALVYSKDIQEEIPALKVDPVDTTAAGDVFNGALTVAISEGRGLIDAVRFANKAAAISVTRVGAQASSPYRNEVDIL; translated from the coding sequence ATGAAAGACGAACAAAATAATTTTTCACTTCGTACTATTCTTGTTGTAGGAAGTAGTAATACGGACATGGTAATAAAATCACCTCATTTGCCTCGTCCGGGGGAAACTGTATTGGGAGGAACTTTTTTTATGAATCCCGGAGGTAAAGGAGCTAATCAAGCTGTTGCTGCTGCTCGGTTAGGTGCTCCCGTTATTTTTGTGGCGAAAACAGGGAACGATATTTTCGGTCACCAGTCTCAGCAATTATTTGAAGAGGAAGGAATAGATACGTCTTATATATTTTCAGACTCTAAAAATCCGTCGGGCGTAGCTTTGATTACAGTAGATGCAAAAGGAGAAAACTGCATCGTTGTAGCATCGGGAGCGAATGCTCATTTAACCCCGGATGATTTAAAAAGTGCAGAAGAAGCTATAGAGCGAGCTGATATTATACTGATGCAATTAGAAATTCCTATTCAGACGGTAGAATATGTAGCTGAATTAGCTTTTAAGAAAAATAAAAAGGTGATAGTTAACCCAGCTCCTGCCAGAAAGCTTAGTCCCGAATTACTCCGGAACTTGTACCTTATTACCCCGAATGAAACGGAGGCGGAAATTATTTCAGGAATAAAGATTAGAGATAAAGAATCGGCTTTGCAAGCAGCAAAAGCCATTTATAATATGGGTGTAAATCATGTAATTATAACTTTAGGTTCTAAAGGTGCATTAGTCTATAGTAAAGATATTCAGGAAGAAATTCCTGCTTTAAAAGTAGACCCTGTCGACACAACAGCTGCAGGTGATGTGTTTAACGGAGCTCTTACTGTGGCAATTTCAGAAGGACGTGGATTAATAGATGCTGTCCGGTTTGCAAATAAAGCAGCTGCTATTTCCGTAACACGCGTGGGGGCACAAGCCTCATCACCGTATCGTAATGAAGTTGATATATTATAG
- a CDS encoding ADP-ribosylglycohydrolase family protein has protein sequence MKSISLLTFAGIFLLVSVVHAASKGSPGSNYSVPKQVTISKEKLLDKIKGGWAGQTIGCTYGGPTEFKYCGTMIQDYVPIEWPDGYIKWWYENVPGLYDDVYMDLTFVDVFDRLGLDAPVDSFAVAFATAGYTLWHANQAARYNILHGIMPPQSGHWLNNPHADDLDYQIEADYAGLMSPGMPNTASEISDKIGHIMNYGDGWYGGVYVGAMYTLAFISDDMEYIVTEALKTIPRQSTYYKCMSDVIRWHKDFPNDWKRTWFECERKWSQDIGCPDGVFVPFNIDAVINSAYILIGLLYGEGDFYKTMDISTRCGQDSDCNPASAAGILGTMLGYSKIPERWMKNLKEVEDMDFAYTTISLNKTYKMSMEQALQNIEKNGGKVQGEKIAIACQQPEPVRYEKSFEGMYPVAKKGINKKITDITDFTFEGTGIVFKGYVACNDPEYVAKAEMYIDGKLVETAQLPASYTTRRHELFWKYMLPKGKHTVTFKWQNPQSNASVNFGEALIYSEAPLASTNQ, from the coding sequence ATGAAAAGCATTTCTTTATTAACATTCGCGGGAATATTTTTGTTAGTAAGTGTAGTACATGCAGCAAGTAAAGGTAGTCCCGGCAGTAATTACTCTGTTCCGAAACAGGTTACTATCAGCAAAGAAAAATTGCTGGATAAAATTAAAGGCGGATGGGCCGGACAAACCATCGGTTGTACGTATGGAGGACCTACGGAATTTAAATATTGTGGAACGATGATCCAGGATTATGTCCCGATAGAATGGCCTGACGGATACATTAAGTGGTGGTACGAAAATGTACCGGGCCTATACGATGATGTCTACATGGATCTGACCTTTGTAGATGTTTTTGACCGATTGGGATTGGATGCACCGGTAGATTCGTTTGCCGTAGCATTTGCAACAGCCGGTTATACACTCTGGCATGCCAATCAGGCGGCTCGCTACAATATTTTGCACGGCATTATGCCCCCTCAATCCGGACACTGGTTGAACAATCCCCATGCAGATGATCTCGATTATCAGATAGAAGCCGATTATGCAGGCCTGATGTCCCCCGGAATGCCGAATACCGCATCCGAAATATCCGATAAGATCGGGCATATTATGAATTACGGCGACGGATGGTACGGAGGCGTGTATGTAGGAGCCATGTATACATTAGCTTTTATTTCGGACGATATGGAATATATTGTAACAGAAGCCCTCAAAACCATTCCCCGGCAAAGTACTTACTATAAATGTATGAGTGATGTGATCCGCTGGCATAAGGATTTTCCGAATGATTGGAAACGTACCTGGTTTGAATGTGAGAGGAAATGGAGTCAGGATATTGGCTGTCCGGATGGCGTATTTGTACCCTTTAATATTGATGCCGTGATTAACAGTGCCTATATATTGATCGGGTTACTGTACGGAGAAGGAGATTTCTATAAAACCATGGATATTTCCACTCGCTGCGGGCAAGACTCGGATTGTAATCCGGCTTCGGCAGCAGGAATATTAGGAACCATGCTGGGTTATAGCAAAATTCCGGAACGATGGATGAAGAATTTGAAAGAAGTAGAAGATATGGACTTTGCTTATACTACTATTTCTTTAAATAAAACGTATAAAATGAGTATGGAGCAAGCTCTTCAGAATATAGAAAAAAACGGCGGAAAAGTACAAGGTGAAAAAATAGCGATTGCTTGCCAACAACCGGAACCGGTACGTTATGAAAAGTCATTCGAAGGAATGTACCCGGTAGCTAAAAAAGGGATTAATAAAAAAATAACAGATATAACCGATTTTACATTTGAAGGAACCGGCATTGTTTTTAAAGGATATGTAGCTTGCAACGACCCGGAATATGTGGCAAAAGCAGAAATGTATATAGACGGAAAATTAGTAGAAACAGCTCAATTACCTGCAAGTTATACAACTCGACGTCACGAATTATTTTGGAAATACATGTTACCTAAAGGGAAACATACGGTTACTTTTAAATGGCAGAATCCACAATCAAATGCATCTGTAAATTTCGGTGAAGCCCTGATTTATTCGGAGGCCCCTTTAGCAAGTACAAACCAATAA
- a CDS encoding nucleoside hydrolase, protein MKKNVWFYLIVAMFTCSCTSNKTERVNLILDTDLGPDYDDVGAMAVMHALADSGQVNVLAVMSSNHDEQVLPCVDVLNTYFGRPEIPLGAPKSEGGASLTTWHQKKWTEYLPAHYPHRIQKTSDAKDAVKVYREILSKQPDTSVVICTVGFFTNLRDLLLSGGDEYSPLSGKELVAKKVKRVVSMAASFPQGREFNVYCDTPASQIVIKEWPTEIIFSGFEIGDKILVGKKIIASGLENSPVKDAYALCMAEGDKEGRMSWDLTAVLVAIKGYEPYYTVERGTVIVAEDGSNSWNANPQGKHVRLIEKVPATKMAELLENYMMHQPIKN, encoded by the coding sequence ATGAAAAAGAATGTGTGGTTTTATTTAATAGTAGCTATGTTTACATGTAGCTGTACAAGTAATAAAACGGAACGTGTGAATTTAATTCTGGATACCGATCTGGGCCCCGACTACGATGATGTGGGAGCTATGGCCGTGATGCATGCTTTGGCGGATAGCGGGCAAGTAAACGTACTGGCTGTCATGTCGTCCAACCATGATGAACAGGTATTGCCCTGCGTGGATGTGCTGAACACGTATTTCGGTCGTCCCGAAATTCCTTTGGGTGCCCCTAAAAGCGAAGGAGGAGCCTCCCTTACCACTTGGCATCAGAAGAAATGGACGGAATATCTGCCGGCTCATTATCCTCACCGCATACAAAAAACTTCCGATGCCAAGGATGCAGTGAAAGTATACCGGGAAATATTAAGCAAACAACCCGATACTAGCGTGGTAATATGCACGGTAGGGTTCTTTACGAACTTGCGGGACCTACTTCTTTCGGGAGGAGACGAATATAGCCCTCTGTCCGGCAAAGAACTGGTAGCTAAAAAAGTGAAACGGGTCGTTTCTATGGCAGCTTCTTTTCCGCAAGGACGGGAGTTTAATGTATATTGCGATACGCCGGCTTCGCAAATCGTAATAAAAGAATGGCCTACGGAGATTATTTTCAGTGGCTTCGAGATTGGAGACAAGATTCTGGTGGGAAAGAAAATTATCGCCTCCGGTTTAGAAAATAGTCCCGTGAAAGATGCTTATGCCTTATGTATGGCAGAAGGCGATAAAGAAGGACGCATGAGTTGGGATTTAACAGCCGTTCTGGTAGCAATCAAAGGATATGAGCCTTACTATACGGTAGAAAGAGGAACCGTTATTGTAGCGGAAGACGGTAGTAACAGCTGGAATGCAAATCCGCAAGGAAAGCATGTGCGGTTGATAGAGAAAGTTCCGGCTACCAAGATGGCGGAATTATTAGAAAATTATATGATGCATCAACCTATTAAAAATTGA
- a CDS encoding GRP family sugar transporter, with translation MFIVQNYSLAILFCVVTMLCWGSWGNTQKLASRTWRYEYFYWDYVIGVVLLSVIFAFTLGSHGATGQPFLENLAQASTSNLGSAFLGGIIFNASNILLSAAIAICGMSVAFPVGVGLALVLGVLINYFGAAKGEPTFIFLGVFLIVIAILLNALAYKKALVGTKKVSKKGILISISAGVIMAFFYRFVAASMDLENFASPAPGKLTPYTAVFIFALGVFVSNFLFNTIAMKKPVEGPPISISGYFKGSFSTHLVGILGGVIWCVGQSFSMIASEKAGAAISYGLGQGATLVSALWGILIWKEFKGAPKISHELNIGMFILFILGLACLIYAGA, from the coding sequence ATGTTTATTGTACAGAATTATTCGTTAGCAATACTGTTTTGCGTAGTGACCATGCTCTGCTGGGGCTCTTGGGGAAACACGCAAAAACTAGCCTCCCGTACTTGGAGGTATGAGTATTTTTACTGGGACTATGTCATAGGAGTAGTACTCCTTTCCGTCATTTTTGCTTTTACTTTGGGTAGCCACGGAGCAACCGGGCAACCCTTTTTAGAAAACCTGGCGCAAGCAAGTACCTCTAATTTAGGAAGTGCGTTTCTGGGAGGAATTATATTTAACGCATCCAATATTTTGCTTTCGGCAGCCATTGCCATTTGCGGGATGTCGGTGGCTTTCCCGGTCGGCGTGGGTCTGGCATTGGTACTAGGCGTTTTAATTAATTATTTCGGGGCAGCTAAAGGGGAACCGACCTTTATCTTCTTAGGTGTATTCCTGATCGTGATTGCTATCCTCTTAAACGCATTGGCCTACAAGAAAGCATTGGTAGGAACCAAGAAAGTCTCCAAAAAAGGAATTTTGATTTCCATTTCGGCAGGTGTAATCATGGCATTCTTTTATCGCTTCGTAGCAGCCTCTATGGACTTGGAAAACTTTGCTTCCCCTGCACCGGGGAAATTAACTCCATATACGGCCGTATTTATCTTTGCCTTGGGAGTTTTTGTCAGCAACTTCCTATTTAACACAATTGCCATGAAGAAACCAGTAGAAGGACCGCCTATCTCTATATCCGGTTATTTTAAAGGCTCGTTCAGCACGCATCTGGTCGGAATATTAGGAGGTGTTATTTGGTGCGTAGGACAGTCATTCAGTATGATTGCCTCCGAGAAAGCCGGAGCTGCCATTTCTTACGGATTAGGACAAGGAGCTACTTTAGTATCTGCGTTATGGGGCATCTTGATTTGGAAAGAATTTAAAGGCGCACCCAAAATCTCCCACGAGCTGAATATCGGCATGTTTATTTTGTTCATTCTGGGTCTAGCTTGTCTTATTTATGCCGGAGCCTGA
- a CDS encoding FecR family protein, with translation MKKLYEDYSVEDFLKDNSFLLWNLSPTESTSTFWQTFWEQHPEKRPDMERARQILKTMRIKGTPLSVGEVNEIYHLTWKRYYHTRKKATRLKFYCAAACIVAVILFSWSIYLFPPDSFTNHVTHTSAIIETNSPDIQLVWDQTNKERFVEDVDFILTRSGEIQVTDKTSQKRNILKPTSSHINQLYIPNGKRASLLLSDGTKIWINSGTFVSFPTTFREQDRTISTNGEIYIEVAPDKARPFYVKTSLFDIKVHGTQFNVMAYEADEVKSVVLVKGSVEIYDTHQKNLFLKPDEMLNITDGQWSVHTVDTYNYICWKDGVLKFSGENMSDILLRLSRHYGVRFDCDPQAARLVCTGKLVLFDNLDQVLRTLSDIFPIQYRMEQDQIKINVEPEK, from the coding sequence ATGAAGAAATTATATGAAGACTATTCGGTAGAAGACTTCCTGAAAGACAACAGTTTCCTTTTATGGAACCTTTCTCCCACAGAAAGCACCTCTACTTTCTGGCAAACCTTTTGGGAACAACACCCTGAGAAACGTCCTGATATGGAAAGAGCCCGGCAAATTCTCAAAACCATGCGAATAAAAGGCACACCCCTTTCCGTGGGAGAAGTAAACGAAATTTACCATCTTACTTGGAAACGCTATTACCATACCCGTAAAAAAGCAACCCGACTGAAATTTTATTGCGCAGCCGCGTGTATAGTCGCTGTCATTTTATTTTCTTGGTCCATCTATTTATTTCCACCGGATTCTTTTACCAACCATGTTACCCATACCTCCGCCATTATCGAAACTAATTCGCCGGATATACAACTGGTTTGGGATCAAACAAATAAAGAACGTTTCGTAGAAGACGTAGACTTCATCCTCACCCGGTCAGGAGAGATCCAAGTTACGGATAAAACCTCTCAAAAACGAAATATATTAAAGCCTACGTCCAGTCATATAAACCAACTTTATATACCCAATGGCAAACGTGCCTCCCTGCTTTTGTCCGATGGTACGAAAATATGGATCAACTCAGGAACCTTCGTTTCTTTTCCCACTACTTTCCGTGAACAAGACAGAACCATTTCCACCAACGGAGAAATTTATATAGAAGTAGCTCCGGACAAAGCGCGTCCGTTCTACGTAAAAACCTCCCTGTTCGATATAAAAGTACACGGAACCCAATTTAATGTAATGGCTTACGAAGCAGACGAAGTAAAATCGGTAGTCCTGGTAAAAGGAAGTGTAGAAATTTATGATACACACCAAAAGAACCTTTTCCTGAAACCTGATGAAATGTTGAATATTACCGACGGACAATGGAGCGTGCACACCGTAGACACTTATAATTATATCTGCTGGAAAGACGGTGTTTTAAAATTCTCCGGCGAAAACATGTCGGATATCCTTCTCCGGCTATCCCGCCACTATGGAGTCCGATTCGATTGCGACCCGCAAGCAGCTCGATTAGTATGTACCGGAAAGCTAGTCTTGTTCGATAACCTCGACCAAGTACTCAGAACCCTTTCCGACATCTTTCCCATCCAATACCGCATGGAACAAGATCAAATAAAAATTAATGTCGAACCTGAAAAATAA
- a CDS encoding TonB-dependent receptor, translated as MKIITVLLFVCTFSILAKPSYAQTTLLSLKLSDATLLDVFTSVEKNSEYVFIFSDDLLSELNKKVTVHVKSETISEILNEVLKTTKLTYRINDRQITILKTDKSPGEGTLKVTGRVVDEKGEELIGVTIQEVGTNNIVVSDLHGTFSMYNIASPASVLRFSYVGFVPQDIKVGNQKIMNVKMVTDTKGLEEVVVIGYGSQKRESVIGAISTVKPTTLQINQTRSLSNALAGQIAGVIAVQRSGEPGYDNSDFWIRGISTFGANSKPLILVDGIERELNNISPEEIESFSVLKDATATAVYGVRGANGVILIETKKGKIGKPTITVKADYGISNPTQLPDFVDGVKYMEVMNDALILSGLNPKYSEEAIRKTRTGEDPDLFPNINWLKLVTKDNVPSARASVDINGGTERLRYSLVVAYMSEKGIIATDPSTSYDPQLRMSKYNVRSNVDINLTPSTLVNVSIGGYITNRVQPGVGISSILSHVMDTPPIVHPPVYSNGQFPQVAARVNPWLDATQTGYKKKYENSLQSIVSITQDIGKLYTPLEGLKAKVLFSFDAYNYNSANRTKTPTTFFATGRDENGELITNMVTQGQEFLGFSQSSAGNRTMYLEGRLNYNRRFGDHTVDGLFLLNLRDYYNGDTGDSEKALPYRNAGIAGRASYNFRDTYFAEFNFGYNGSENFKRGYRFGFFPSVAVGWLLTNESFMQPVTEVLTKFKIRGSWGLVGNDKISSDDSRRFAYLSTISSATGYKFGYNGDLSYGGWKEGAFGIPYLTWETSEKLDIGAEIGLWNWLNLQVDVFREKRKDIFMQRKTIPEVAGYNQMPYANFGRVENKGIDIMLEINHRFSKDLQGSLRGNFTWARNKILEYDESEALKKTSRSHTGQSMNQHFGLIAEGLYQETDFLDPENGVLKDGLPVPQFGVVKPGDIKYKDINDDDEINVYDESPIGKPYVPEIVYGFGFNVKYKNVDLGTFFQGSGNFTNMLQGSTFIPGSGGGAIGNIYSNVDDRWTPENASSNVFWPRLSITKSEHNMRYSTWWLRNASYLRLKNVEVGYTLPRTWQRACAMRNARVFFRGSNLLTWAPFDMWDPELGSQDGLKYPLQKIYSFGLEITF; from the coding sequence ATGAAAATAATAACTGTACTTTTATTTGTTTGTACGTTTTCCATACTGGCAAAACCAAGCTATGCGCAAACAACTTTGTTATCTTTAAAACTCTCGGACGCGACGCTTTTAGACGTTTTCACTTCTGTAGAAAAAAACAGTGAATATGTCTTTATATTCTCGGACGACTTGCTGTCCGAACTGAACAAGAAAGTCACCGTCCACGTCAAATCGGAAACCATTTCCGAGATATTAAACGAGGTACTGAAAACAACCAAGTTGACCTACCGGATCAACGACCGGCAAATTACCATCCTGAAAACTGATAAATCCCCTGGAGAAGGCACTCTTAAAGTCACCGGGCGCGTGGTAGACGAAAAAGGAGAAGAGCTGATTGGCGTAACCATCCAGGAAGTAGGAACAAACAACATTGTGGTAAGCGACCTCCACGGGACATTTAGTATGTATAACATTGCTTCCCCGGCTTCTGTCCTCCGGTTCTCGTATGTAGGATTCGTGCCTCAAGACATTAAAGTGGGAAACCAGAAAATTATGAACGTCAAGATGGTGACAGATACGAAAGGATTGGAAGAAGTCGTAGTGATAGGTTACGGTTCCCAAAAGCGTGAAAGTGTAATCGGAGCTATCTCTACTGTAAAACCCACCACGTTGCAAATAAACCAAACCCGTTCGTTAAGCAATGCTTTAGCGGGACAAATTGCCGGCGTGATTGCCGTACAGAGAAGCGGAGAACCGGGATATGATAACTCTGATTTCTGGATTCGCGGCATCAGTACCTTCGGGGCAAACTCCAAACCTTTGATATTGGTAGACGGTATTGAGCGGGAATTGAACAATATTTCACCGGAAGAAATAGAATCTTTCTCCGTATTGAAAGATGCCACGGCTACCGCAGTCTATGGGGTACGGGGAGCAAATGGCGTTATCCTGATAGAGACGAAGAAAGGGAAAATAGGGAAACCCACCATCACGGTAAAAGCCGATTACGGTATTTCCAACCCGACGCAGCTTCCCGACTTTGTAGATGGGGTAAAATACATGGAAGTAATGAATGATGCCTTGATTCTATCCGGGTTGAACCCTAAATACTCGGAAGAAGCAATCCGCAAAACCCGTACCGGCGAAGATCCGGACTTATTCCCCAATATAAACTGGCTGAAACTGGTTACGAAAGACAATGTGCCGAGTGCTCGTGCCAGCGTAGATATTAACGGCGGAACCGAACGTCTACGTTACAGCCTGGTAGTAGCTTACATGAGCGAAAAAGGAATTATTGCCACCGATCCTTCTACTTCCTATGATCCGCAACTTCGTATGAGTAAGTATAATGTGCGCAGCAATGTGGATATCAACCTCACACCTTCTACCTTGGTAAACGTAAGCATAGGCGGATACATTACCAACCGAGTACAACCGGGAGTAGGGATTTCCAGTATTTTAAGTCATGTGATGGATACCCCGCCTATTGTACATCCGCCTGTTTACTCCAACGGACAATTCCCACAAGTTGCAGCTCGCGTTAATCCCTGGCTGGATGCCACTCAAACCGGCTACAAGAAAAAATACGAAAACAGCCTGCAATCCATTGTCAGCATTACGCAAGACATCGGGAAGTTATATACTCCGCTGGAAGGACTGAAAGCCAAGGTCTTGTTTTCTTTCGATGCTTACAATTACAATAGCGCGAACCGTACCAAGACACCTACTACCTTCTTTGCCACCGGAAGGGACGAGAACGGAGAACTGATTACGAATATGGTAACGCAAGGACAAGAATTCCTGGGCTTTTCCCAGAGTTCTGCGGGGAACCGTACTATGTATTTGGAAGGACGCCTCAATTATAACCGCAGGTTTGGAGACCATACGGTAGATGGCCTTTTTCTCCTCAATTTGCGCGATTATTACAATGGGGATACCGGCGACTCTGAAAAGGCTTTGCCTTATCGGAATGCGGGAATCGCAGGTCGTGCATCTTATAACTTCAGAGATACATATTTCGCCGAATTTAATTTCGGGTATAATGGTTCCGAAAACTTTAAACGTGGTTACCGTTTCGGATTCTTTCCTTCCGTAGCCGTAGGATGGCTGTTGACCAACGAAAGTTTTATGCAGCCTGTAACGGAAGTCTTGACCAAATTTAAGATCCGGGGTTCATGGGGTTTGGTTGGAAACGACAAAATTTCTTCCGACGATTCCCGGCGTTTCGCTTACCTTTCCACTATAAGCAGTGCCACAGGATATAAATTCGGCTACAACGGCGATTTATCATACGGAGGCTGGAAAGAAGGAGCTTTCGGCATTCCTTACCTAACTTGGGAAACTTCCGAAAAGCTGGACATCGGCGCGGAAATCGGTCTCTGGAACTGGCTGAACCTGCAAGTAGATGTTTTCAGGGAAAAACGGAAAGATATCTTTATGCAACGGAAAACCATTCCGGAAGTAGCCGGCTACAACCAAATGCCTTATGCCAACTTCGGAAGGGTTGAAAACAAAGGGATAGATATCATGCTGGAAATAAATCATCGGTTCTCTAAAGATTTGCAAGGATCTCTGCGGGGGAACTTCACATGGGCGCGGAATAAAATCTTGGAGTACGACGAATCGGAGGCTTTGAAGAAAACCAGCCGTTCGCATACCGGACAATCGATGAACCAACATTTCGGGTTGATTGCAGAAGGGCTGTACCAGGAAACTGATTTTCTCGACCCGGAGAACGGCGTATTGAAAGATGGGCTTCCGGTTCCTCAGTTCGGCGTAGTGAAACCGGGGGATATCAAATATAAAGATATCAATGATGACGACGAAATAAATGTATATGATGAATCCCCCATCGGCAAACCTTATGTACCGGAAATAGTCTACGGCTTCGGATTCAACGTAAAATATAAGAATGTAGATTTGGGTACTTTCTTTCAAGGCTCAGGCAACTTTACCAATATGCTGCAAGGTTCCACCTTTATCCCTGGTAGTGGGGGAGGAGCTATCGGAAATATTTATAGCAACGTAGATGATCGCTGGACACCGGAAAATGCCAGTTCCAACGTCTTCTGGCCTCGTCTGTCGATTACCAAAAGCGAACATAACATGCGTTATTCCACTTGGTGGTTGCGGAATGCTTCTTATCTGCGCCTGAAAAACGTAGAAGTAGGATATACACTCCCTAGAACTTGGCAAAGAGCTTGTGCCATGCGGAATGCCAGGGTATTCTTTCGCGGCAGCAACTTGCTAACTTGGGCTCCTTTCGATATGTGGGATCCGGAACTAGGATCGCAAGACGGGCTGAAATATCCGTTACAGAAAATTTATTCGTTTGGTTTGGAAATCACCTTTTAA
- a CDS encoding RagB/SusD family nutrient uptake outer membrane protein — translation MRNKLYALLFCITLFLSTSCNDYLDMEPDDRLTEEMVFNDYKRTQEWLAALYSTIPDPLMQYTREWGCTFLSDDAQIALPMGQFNDYWKRTVSFYQGSMNATLAPPARTDVWGDTYKQVRSAYIFMKNVKPLPTQGLTEEDVEQMKMEARFLITYYYTKMLELYGPFPLVTELISPDTPIADLMLARTPYEEILAWLDNEYKELAAFFPAHYEDSNTMTGRPTKGICLALRARLWLYAASPLFNGNDDYKDIKNPDGTPLFTQSYDAGKWKKAVDATREFLNLAESGEYELYIERYSKNGEIDPFLSFQNLFLKSQGNKEIIFVHPDAGNRVWYNAIGNPRGFAGNSGYYGSTQSMADAFFMKNGLSPISGYDAEGKPIINPESGYTEEGFTKEAIHYENTAYALADEKSTPGLIVNKGCYNMYANREPRFYITLWYHNEWHPKAKRTTDFMDGGQDGGPTHDAPQCGYLVRKGVNPEGDPRQSKVPYQPGIILRLGEFYLNYAEALNEYEPGNPDILKYVNLIRQRASIPTYGTGANQIQPPTTQAGIRELIRKERRAEFGAEGDVRYNDIRRWKIAVDIFKDPIMGMNKFGKNNNDFYKRVSYTSRIVEKKFYLWPIYQNYIDNNSNLVQNLDW, via the coding sequence ATGAGAAATAAATTATACGCTTTACTTTTTTGTATTACCCTGTTCCTATCTACCTCTTGTAACGATTATCTGGATATGGAGCCGGACGACCGTTTGACCGAGGAAATGGTATTCAATGATTATAAACGTACACAAGAATGGCTGGCTGCCTTGTATAGCACCATTCCTGATCCCTTGATGCAATATACCCGCGAATGGGGATGCACCTTTTTGTCGGACGATGCACAAATTGCATTGCCTATGGGACAATTCAATGACTATTGGAAACGGACAGTTTCCTTTTATCAAGGGAGTATGAATGCTACGCTTGCTCCGCCTGCCCGCACAGATGTATGGGGAGACACTTACAAACAAGTCAGGTCGGCCTATATCTTTATGAAAAACGTGAAACCGTTACCTACACAAGGATTGACCGAAGAAGATGTAGAACAAATGAAGATGGAAGCCCGTTTCCTGATTACATATTATTACACGAAGATGCTGGAATTATACGGTCCTTTCCCACTGGTTACGGAACTGATTTCTCCGGATACTCCGATTGCCGACTTGATGCTGGCCCGTACACCTTACGAAGAGATCCTGGCGTGGCTGGATAATGAGTACAAAGAATTGGCCGCTTTCTTCCCGGCACATTATGAGGATAGCAATACGATGACCGGACGGCCCACCAAAGGAATATGCCTAGCCTTACGTGCCCGCCTTTGGCTTTACGCAGCCAGCCCGTTATTCAATGGAAACGATGACTATAAGGACATTAAAAATCCGGATGGTACGCCTTTATTTACTCAAAGCTATGATGCCGGCAAATGGAAAAAAGCAGTGGATGCCACTCGTGAATTTTTAAACTTGGCTGAGTCCGGCGAATATGAGTTATATATAGAACGCTATTCTAAAAATGGGGAAATAGATCCGTTCCTCTCCTTCCAGAACTTATTTTTGAAATCCCAGGGAAATAAAGAAATTATTTTTGTCCACCCCGATGCAGGAAACAGAGTATGGTATAATGCCATCGGTAATCCCAGAGGCTTTGCCGGAAATTCAGGTTATTACGGCTCTACCCAAAGTATGGCGGATGCTTTCTTTATGAAAAACGGATTGTCTCCTATTTCCGGATATGATGCCGAAGGAAAACCCATCATCAACCCTGAATCAGGATATACGGAAGAAGGTTTCACAAAAGAAGCCATTCATTACGAGAATACGGCGTATGCATTGGCGGATGAAAAATCGACACCCGGCTTAATCGTGAACAAAGGATGTTACAACATGTATGCCAATCGCGAACCACGTTTTTATATTACTTTATGGTATCATAACGAATGGCATCCCAAAGCCAAACGAACTACCGATTTTATGGATGGCGGGCAGGACGGAGGTCCTACGCACGATGCTCCGCAATGCGGTTACCTGGTACGGAAAGGGGTCAATCCCGAAGGTGATCCCCGGCAAAGTAAAGTACCTTATCAACCGGGTATTATTTTAAGGCTGGGGGAATTTTATTTAAATTATGCGGAAGCATTGAACGAATACGAACCGGGTAATCCGGATATCCTCAAGTATGTCAACCTGATTCGGCAACGGGCGAGTATCCCTACCTACGGTACGGGCGCTAACCAGATTCAACCGCCTACCACGCAAGCCGGAATACGTGAGTTGATCCGGAAAGAACGCCGGGCGGAATTCGGTGCGGAAGGAGATGTAAGATACAATGATATCCGGCGTTGGAAAATTGCCGTAGATATATTTAAGGATCCGATTATGGGAATGAATAAATTTGGCAAGAACAACAACGACTTTTACAAACGGGTTTCTTATACTTCCCGTATTGTGGAAAAGAAGTTTTACCTGTGGCCCATTTATCAGAATTATATTGACAATAACTCGAACTTAGTACAAAACTTAGATTGGTAA